From the genome of Rhizobium binae, one region includes:
- a CDS encoding phosphoribosylaminoimidazolesuccinocarboxamide synthase, which yields MRILSEAHFPELPNYYRGKVRENYDLPDGRRIIISTDRLSAFDRILTCIPYKGQVLTQTARYWFEATKDICPNHVLDYPDPNVVIGKRLDILPVEIVVRGYLAGTTGTSILTLYKKGEREMYGIRLPDGMQDNQILPEPVITPTSKEFDGGHDEPLTPAEIVGRGLLTKEQWETLSGYALALFARGQEMAAKRGLILVDTKYEFGTDGDSNIILADEIHTPDSSRYWLAKSYPTSFAAGKRPESFDKDFVRAWVAERCDPYKDEIPEIPTELIEQTSAVYIRAYETITGERFVPDDSGETPLARVRNNLSRYFP from the coding sequence GTGCGAATCCTCTCCGAAGCCCATTTCCCCGAATTGCCGAATTATTATCGCGGCAAGGTGCGCGAGAATTACGATCTTCCGGACGGACGCCGCATCATCATCAGCACCGACCGGCTGAGTGCGTTCGACCGAATTCTCACCTGCATTCCCTATAAGGGCCAGGTACTGACGCAGACGGCGCGCTATTGGTTCGAGGCGACGAAGGATATCTGCCCGAACCACGTTCTAGACTACCCCGATCCGAATGTCGTCATCGGAAAGCGGCTCGACATCCTGCCGGTCGAGATCGTCGTGCGCGGCTATCTCGCCGGCACGACCGGCACTTCGATCCTGACGCTCTATAAGAAGGGTGAGCGCGAGATGTACGGCATCCGCCTGCCCGACGGCATGCAAGATAATCAGATCCTGCCCGAACCCGTCATCACGCCGACCAGCAAGGAGTTCGACGGCGGTCATGACGAGCCGCTGACGCCTGCCGAAATCGTCGGCCGCGGCCTTCTGACCAAGGAGCAGTGGGAGACGTTATCAGGATACGCACTCGCTCTCTTCGCTCGCGGCCAGGAGATGGCGGCAAAACGCGGCCTGATCCTCGTCGACACCAAATATGAATTCGGCACCGATGGTGACAGCAACATTATCCTCGCCGACGAGATCCACACGCCCGACAGCAGCCGTTACTGGCTTGCCAAAAGCTACCCGACAAGTTTTGCCGCCGGAAAGCGGCCGGAAAGTTTCGACAAGGATTTCGTCCGCGCCTGGGTGGCAGAGCGTTGCGACCCCTATAAGGACGAGATCCCGGAAATTCCCACCGAACTGATCGAGCAGACCTCGGCCGTCTATATCAGGGCCTACGAGACAATCACCGGCGAGCGCTTTGTTCCCGACGACAGCGGCGAGACGCCGCTTGCGCGTGTCCGAAACAACCTCTCCCGCTATTTCCCTTGA
- a CDS encoding efflux RND transporter periplasmic adaptor subunit: MIRRALLISSALVAGALLGACSDNASKPAGNTGAGAAQQAAPVGVVALKKASFPVTTILPGRAEAFQTADIRPQVSGIIREIAFREGGEIKKGDLLYQIEDAPYIAAVEQAKAAISKAEASVPSAESNLERYQRLVGSGATQIEYETARTTLLQAKAEVESAKAALAAAQIDLDHTKIVAPFDGVIDQTAYNVGNVVSANQSTALTTIRQLDPIYISLTESSTNLLRLRDAMAAGDIKGAENVAFHLILEDGKEYNQQGKLDMSKQVVSETTGTFIIRVLFPNPDRVVLPGMYVRATVELGSEAGYALPQLATSRDANGRLTAQFVSADGKVETRAFENSSPSNNSWLVTEGIKDGDQLIVSGLQSIAAGMPVKPVPMTISDNGVVVPAEQPAAGDAQKPAAK, encoded by the coding sequence ATGATACGGCGTGCCCTGCTCATCTCCTCGGCCCTGGTGGCCGGCGCCTTGCTTGGCGCCTGCAGCGACAACGCCAGCAAGCCTGCCGGCAATACCGGCGCAGGTGCCGCGCAGCAGGCAGCGCCCGTCGGCGTGGTCGCGCTGAAGAAGGCTAGTTTTCCGGTTACCACGATCCTTCCCGGCCGCGCCGAAGCCTTCCAGACGGCCGATATCCGGCCGCAGGTGAGCGGCATCATCCGCGAGATCGCCTTCAGGGAAGGCGGCGAAATCAAGAAGGGCGACCTTCTCTATCAGATCGAGGATGCGCCCTATATTGCCGCCGTTGAGCAGGCCAAGGCGGCAATCTCCAAGGCCGAGGCGAGCGTGCCGAGCGCTGAAAGCAATCTCGAACGCTACCAGCGTCTTGTCGGCAGCGGTGCGACCCAGATCGAATACGAGACAGCCAGGACGACGCTTCTCCAGGCGAAGGCCGAGGTCGAGTCGGCAAAGGCAGCCCTTGCCGCCGCGCAGATCGATCTTGACCATACCAAGATCGTGGCGCCCTTCGACGGCGTCATCGACCAGACCGCCTATAATGTCGGCAACGTCGTCTCGGCCAACCAGTCGACGGCGCTGACGACGATCCGCCAGCTCGATCCGATCTATATCTCCCTGACGGAATCGAGCACCAACCTCTTGCGGCTGCGCGATGCGATGGCAGCAGGCGATATCAAGGGCGCGGAGAACGTCGCCTTCCATCTGATCCTCGAAGACGGCAAGGAATATAATCAGCAGGGCAAGCTCGACATGTCGAAGCAGGTTGTCAGCGAGACGACCGGGACCTTCATCATCCGCGTGCTCTTCCCCAATCCGGATCGTGTCGTCCTACCCGGCATGTATGTCCGCGCAACCGTCGAGCTCGGCTCCGAGGCCGGTTATGCACTGCCACAGCTGGCAACGAGCCGCGACGCCAATGGGCGGCTGACGGCACAGTTCGTTTCCGCCGACGGCAAGGTCGAAACCCGCGCATTCGAGAACAGCTCGCCCTCCAACAATTCCTGGCTGGTGACCGAAGGCATCAAGGACGGCGACCAGCTGATCGTCAGCGGCCTGCAGTCGATCGCGGCGGGCATGCCGGTAAAGCCGGTTCCGATGACGATCAGCGACAACGGCGTTGTCGTGCCTGCCGAGCAGCCCGCGGCCGGTGACGCGCAAAAGCCCGCAGCGAAATAA
- a CDS encoding TetR family transcriptional regulator, protein MARRPRRKAEETRQDILSMAEMLFRERGYVAVSIADIAGALNMSPANVFKHFRSKVALVDAIAGRHLDNATERFLPLDQDMPAKEQLLRFVLRLLEGHLQDIQKSPYIFEMVLSTIEAKLEAGNRYRTRIEEKLGEIIRKGMAEGRYHCRDPEHAAHTVADVLSCVLHPVLIVRDDKETLVHRAGEIVGFVDAALQNSAC, encoded by the coding sequence ATGGCGAGAAGGCCGAGGCGCAAGGCCGAGGAAACGCGGCAGGACATCCTGTCCATGGCGGAGATGCTGTTTCGCGAGCGCGGCTATGTTGCCGTATCGATCGCCGATATCGCCGGCGCGCTCAACATGTCGCCCGCCAATGTCTTCAAGCATTTCCGTTCCAAGGTCGCACTGGTCGACGCAATCGCCGGACGCCATCTCGACAATGCCACCGAGCGTTTCCTCCCTCTCGACCAGGATATGCCCGCGAAAGAACAGCTGTTGCGCTTCGTCCTGCGGCTGCTGGAGGGCCATCTGCAGGACATCCAGAAGAGCCCCTATATTTTCGAAATGGTGCTTTCGACCATTGAAGCCAAACTCGAAGCCGGCAATCGCTATCGGACCCGCATCGAAGAAAAACTCGGTGAGATCATCCGCAAGGGCATGGCGGAAGGACGTTACCACTGCCGCGATCCCGAGCACGCGGCACATACCGTCGCCGATGTGCTGTCCTGCGTGCTGCATCCTGTCCTCATCGTCCGCGACGACAAGGAGACGCTGGTGCACCGGGCCGGGGAAATCGTCGGCTTCGTCGATGCCGCACTGCAAAATAGCGCTTGCTAA
- a CDS encoding phosphoribosyltransferase — protein sequence MAPHDFWQEMHPPGTFRDDREYTSFYVATLEDGRQLRLPIRVLGDGDHALASLIVNQASFAVLDALAESLAEKIRPMRIDVVAGLPTLGLTLAAAVAQKLGHARYIPLGTSRKFWYRDELSVALSSITTPTQQKRLYIDPRMLPLFAGRRVALIDDVISSGASIVAALDLLTGCGVEPLVIGAAMLQSERWRESFAAAGPEWTARTVGVFTTPILERNAAGWWQTPS from the coding sequence ATGGCGCCGCACGACTTCTGGCAGGAAATGCATCCACCCGGCACCTTTCGAGACGATCGGGAATACACCTCCTTTTACGTCGCCACGCTGGAAGATGGTCGCCAGCTTCGTCTGCCGATCCGCGTGCTAGGAGATGGTGATCACGCTCTCGCCTCACTGATTGTCAACCAGGCAAGCTTCGCCGTGCTCGATGCGCTGGCCGAAAGCCTCGCCGAAAAAATTAGGCCCATGCGCATCGATGTCGTCGCCGGCCTGCCAACGCTCGGCCTGACGCTTGCCGCCGCCGTTGCGCAGAAGCTCGGCCACGCCCGATACATCCCGCTCGGCACCTCGCGCAAATTCTGGTACCGCGACGAGCTCTCCGTTGCCCTGTCCTCGATCACGACGCCGACGCAGCAGAAACGCCTTTATATCGATCCGCGCATGCTGCCGCTGTTTGCGGGACGGCGCGTGGCGCTGATCGACGACGTCATTTCCAGCGGCGCTTCGATCGTCGCGGCTCTTGATCTGTTGACGGGCTGCGGTGTCGAACCCCTGGTGATCGGCGCGGCGATGCTGCAGTCGGAGCGCTGGCGCGAAAGCTTTGCCGCCGCCGGCCCGGAATGGACTGCGCGCACCGTCGGTGTCTTTACAACACCCATTCTGGAACGAAATGCAGCAGGCTGGTGGCAGACGCCCTCCTGA
- a CDS encoding SLC13 family permease produces the protein MTFEQASLLILLLAMLIFFSFDRIRIELVSIAGLLSGYALGLYPANQIFSGFASPVVITVIEILLIVQVLARARVFDRLAARFAAARPSDFTVIAGASSLAGFISIFMNNIGAFAITLPVALRLGTALTIPRRQLVMPLSFAALLGGLVSLIGTPANLLVSDTLAKATGAGFRFFDFAYVGLPVAIGGILLIAFRIRQLFPESDEAPAAISPGTRRIVVERRIPDVSPLIGVRLSDCPTRFGIKPHALIRGDNFVFGPLEQTVVASDDILLAEGADAVFAGLAAMQALVADAHPHGLQPDFTRVEAVVMPESTLVGSRVRSLEVFQSRGVAITALSMRAPRIEGRFLDLQLSIGDIVTLEGPRMAIAEALEESECLPLAQTVAAAPALHSWRPSALFACGVAASAAGLHPEVAFGGVVLVLALLNHLNIRQAMADLNWPIIIMLAAMIPIGQAVAMTGAAGAIAAWLSLVVPIGHPLSGIALILFLAMALTPFVNNATVAIVLTPIAFEFAKTGRHAPDAYLIAVAVGASLDFLTPFGHHNNTLAMGIGGYRFSDFLRAGWPLAVSSYGLALILLALFWL, from the coding sequence ATGACGTTCGAGCAAGCATCCCTGCTGATCCTTCTGTTGGCGATGCTCATTTTCTTCTCGTTCGATCGCATCCGCATCGAGCTGGTCTCGATCGCCGGCCTGCTTAGCGGCTATGCGCTCGGTCTCTATCCCGCCAACCAGATCTTCTCCGGCTTTGCCAGTCCCGTCGTCATCACCGTCATCGAGATTCTGCTGATCGTCCAGGTGCTGGCGCGCGCCAGGGTCTTCGACAGACTTGCAGCCCGTTTCGCGGCCGCAAGACCTTCGGATTTCACTGTCATAGCAGGCGCTTCCTCGCTTGCCGGCTTCATTTCCATCTTCATGAACAATATCGGCGCCTTTGCGATCACCCTGCCGGTGGCGCTGCGGCTCGGCACGGCGCTGACGATCCCTCGCCGGCAACTCGTCATGCCCCTCTCTTTTGCGGCGCTGCTCGGCGGCCTCGTCTCACTGATCGGCACGCCGGCGAACCTCCTCGTCAGCGATACGCTCGCCAAGGCAACCGGAGCAGGCTTTCGCTTTTTCGATTTCGCCTATGTCGGTCTGCCGGTCGCAATCGGGGGCATTCTGTTGATCGCCTTTCGCATCCGGCAACTGTTTCCGGAATCCGACGAAGCGCCGGCAGCGATCTCTCCCGGCACGCGGCGGATCGTCGTCGAGCGCCGCATCCCCGACGTTTCACCGCTGATCGGCGTCCGGCTTTCCGATTGTCCGACGCGCTTCGGCATCAAGCCGCACGCGCTGATCCGCGGCGACAATTTCGTCTTCGGTCCGCTCGAACAGACGGTAGTCGCGTCCGACGACATTCTGCTTGCCGAAGGGGCCGATGCGGTCTTTGCCGGACTTGCCGCCATGCAGGCGCTGGTGGCCGATGCTCATCCGCATGGCCTGCAGCCGGACTTTACCCGTGTCGAAGCCGTCGTCATGCCGGAGAGCACTCTGGTCGGTTCGCGCGTCCGCTCGCTGGAAGTGTTCCAGAGCCGCGGCGTCGCGATCACCGCTCTTTCCATGCGCGCGCCGCGCATCGAGGGCCGTTTCCTCGACCTGCAACTATCGATCGGCGATATAGTGACGCTCGAAGGGCCGCGCATGGCCATTGCCGAGGCGCTTGAGGAAAGCGAATGCCTGCCGCTTGCGCAAACAGTGGCTGCCGCACCGGCCCTCCATTCCTGGCGGCCCTCCGCGCTGTTTGCCTGCGGCGTCGCCGCGTCGGCGGCCGGCCTTCATCCCGAGGTCGCTTTTGGCGGCGTCGTGCTCGTCCTTGCCCTGCTCAATCATCTCAATATCCGTCAGGCGATGGCTGACCTCAACTGGCCGATCATCATCATGCTCGCGGCGATGATCCCAATCGGCCAGGCGGTGGCAATGACCGGAGCCGCCGGAGCGATCGCCGCCTGGCTGAGCCTTGTCGTGCCGATCGGCCATCCGCTTTCCGGCATCGCCCTCATCCTCTTCCTCGCAATGGCGCTAACGCCCTTCGTTAACAATGCGACAGTCGCAATCGTTCTGACGCCGATCGCGTTCGAATTTGCAAAGACCGGGCGACATGCGCCCGATGCCTATCTGATCGCGGTCGCCGTCGGCGCCTCTCTCGATTTCCTGACGCCCTTCGGCCATCACAACAATACGCTTGCAATGGGCATCGGCGGCTATCGTTTCAGCGATTTCCTGCGCGCCGGCTGGCCGCTCGCCGTCTCAAGCTACGGCTTGGCTCTGATTCTCCTGGCTCTGTTCTGGCTGTGA